In Rheinheimera sp. MM224, one DNA window encodes the following:
- the cysG gene encoding siroheme synthase CysG — protein MQYLPIFAQLNNRPVLLVGAGHVALRKAGTLLKAGARLTVVATYFADEFKEWQQQGKATLIESRFSPEHIDGHVLVIAATDDDAVNQSVFEAADARNILVNTVDDQPNCSFIFPAIIDRSPILIAISSAGTAPVLARRLREKLEAILPAHLGPLAQLVGSFRDKVKQKISGFAGRRQFWERVFDSSIVREVQANRLDLAQQQLEDLLEREIPTQGEVYLVGSGPGDPELLTLKALQLMQQADVVVYDYLVSEPIMQLVRRDAELICVGKKAGAHSVAQEETNNLLVSLALSGKKVCRLKGGDPFIFGRGAEEIEVLLPHGIPFQVVPGITAAAGCAAYAGIALTHRDYAQAVQFVTGHCRKDGVEPDWQSLSRPNQTLVIYMGLMKVEHIQQQLLAAGRAADIPVAVIENGTRPEQRVFTGQLSQLAHLVTEHQVQSPALLIIGEVVALQQKLNWFGDRPDQRAQQPLTNRI, from the coding sequence GTGCAGTATTTGCCTATTTTTGCCCAATTGAATAACAGACCCGTCTTGCTGGTGGGTGCTGGTCATGTGGCGTTGCGTAAGGCGGGTACTTTACTGAAAGCAGGCGCCCGTTTAACAGTGGTGGCCACTTACTTTGCCGATGAATTCAAAGAGTGGCAGCAACAAGGCAAAGCGACCTTAATTGAAAGTCGTTTTTCACCTGAACACATCGACGGTCATGTATTGGTGATAGCGGCTACAGACGATGATGCAGTCAATCAGTCTGTATTTGAAGCTGCTGATGCGCGCAATATTCTGGTTAATACTGTGGATGACCAGCCTAATTGTAGTTTTATTTTTCCTGCCATTATCGACCGTAGCCCTATTCTGATTGCCATTTCCAGCGCTGGCACTGCTCCTGTGTTGGCGCGGCGTTTGCGGGAAAAACTCGAAGCTATTTTACCTGCGCATCTAGGCCCGCTGGCTCAGTTAGTGGGTTCCTTTCGCGACAAAGTAAAACAAAAGATTTCAGGTTTTGCTGGGCGTCGTCAGTTTTGGGAGCGGGTGTTTGACTCGTCGATAGTGCGTGAAGTGCAGGCTAACAGGCTGGATCTTGCTCAGCAGCAATTAGAAGACTTATTAGAGCGGGAAATCCCGACTCAGGGTGAAGTGTATTTAGTCGGCTCTGGCCCTGGCGATCCTGAACTTTTGACCTTAAAAGCACTACAACTGATGCAGCAAGCAGACGTTGTGGTGTACGACTACTTAGTCTCAGAGCCTATTATGCAGTTGGTGCGCCGTGACGCCGAATTGATATGTGTGGGTAAAAAAGCTGGTGCACATTCGGTAGCTCAGGAAGAAACAAATAACTTATTGGTTTCTTTAGCTTTATCAGGTAAAAAAGTCTGCAGGCTCAAAGGTGGTGACCCTTTTATTTTTGGCCGTGGCGCCGAAGAAATTGAAGTTTTGTTGCCTCATGGCATTCCGTTTCAGGTGGTGCCGGGTATTACAGCTGCCGCAGGTTGCGCCGCTTATGCCGGTATTGCTTTAACTCACAGGGATTATGCCCAGGCTGTGCAGTTTGTTACGGGTCATTGCCGTAAAGACGGTGTGGAGCCGGACTGGCAAAGTTTAAGCCGGCCAAACCAGACTCTGGTGATTTATATGGGCCTGATGAAAGTAGAGCACATTCAGCAGCAGTTATTGGCCGCTGGTCGTGCTGCAGATATTCCTGTGGCAGTGATTGAAAACGGCACCAGACCAGAGCAGCGGGTATTTACCGGACAGCTCAGCCAACTGGCCCATTTAGTCACAGAGCATCAGGTGCAATCACCGGCTTTGCTGATTATTGGTGAAGTGGTTGCCTTGCAGCAAAAATTAAACTGGTTTGGTGACAGACCTGATCAGCGGGCTCAGCAGCCTTTAACCAACAGAATCTGA
- a CDS encoding M36 family metallopeptidase — MLKRASFMLLSAVFSTAATADIPDISNKKERYALEKNNLTELNGYKSTFDPSLGSTTFHWVNNDSATNNKSEVKASPKSAADVEILARQSIEAQGAHIGIESMDSSNAKLLDIHDNGRGPVIVRFQQMHEGKEVFGQVLSLMLDRQYKAKAISGYFAPTTKLSKAAAAASVATQSAVSKISEEKAAQIAYQHMTSEPLKGKLTSKGAKHHYSHLNADTTANNWKLKDDVRVKSLYFRNTEKSSLLAPAYLIELHATEVKTKQTKAFSYVISAETGKVLVENNQISHADVSYRVWADPDTKHPLDSPRGNDLLPSIARLPQDAPAKQSADDQLVTLSHGSISTRDPWLKADATETWGNNVIAYLDIAAIDGFDRYLGDMIPEMTSPGVFDYQGDALGIPSTETARKSSTVNLFYLINWLHDDWYDNGLDEVSGNAQMDNYGRGGLGGDPIFAEAQDWSGRNNANMYTPGDGKSPVMQMYLWDGVIDGEVTVLAPANVGPFAIGGANYGPTAFDVEADVVLVNDGINSPFDGCEGPFANAAEISGKIALVLRGNCDFIQKTYYAEQAGALAVLVVDNAQSNKPPHLGGDNPAAKIPTASLTSDNGGQLMGILFSNQQATVRLRRANTDIDGTVDFSIVAHEFFHYVSNRLIGDGSGLNYSTQGKAMGEGWSDFAALLMAVREEDRLVAGNDKYQGPYGMGMHITDNTYLGLRRAPFSTDMSVYPMTFKHMVNGVPLPDTAPISYGHDGADNSEIHASGEIWANTLWEFYASLLNDPRYSFEQAKERMQDYLIASLKMTPFQPTFLEARDAVLAVTSATDAKDWELAAKAFAKRGMGVGAETPERYSLVFDDIKESFEAIAASYKVVETKIDYNYDNGTLGFCSKDGIIDAEETVKLTIKLRATGTVSLDQTITAKLVSDANFSFSDDGTLTFPAPADSASGETSASILVTLNEASTAEKVGLDLQFDDYVDDNIKVIKPEPLHITEYVNFDPVKESDSDDMQNPSLSRVQWQTESTSINPMQGWEVTQLDDQNQAWHGPDNSSFGAISLTTPEIEVSTTDAFVLSFSHWFSFEEDPENPGLGFDVGLIQISVNGSPFFNITDLGVYPYNGYYNETFEAAFVGRLNDTQTLEPVQIDFANSLAGSKVRLRFVSASDAFAGDFGWLIDNVAVTGAQTAPFMAASSNSDACDNRPLYLQMGPDMQVLEHDTKGVHALVQLSAEALDRDGLGTLTAHWVQVAGPKVELSDVYNMTPSFKTPVVSSNTLLSFRLSVSQGANTVEDTVNVTILDAPAVIPAAPAPQPTPDSSGGAISPLWLVAGLLFWLRGRSQITVACYRRNNNKNKLAI; from the coding sequence ATGTTAAAACGCGCATCATTTATGCTGCTTAGCGCTGTATTTTCTACAGCAGCAACAGCAGACATTCCGGATATATCGAATAAAAAAGAACGCTACGCCCTTGAGAAAAACAATCTGACAGAGCTCAATGGCTACAAATCCACTTTTGATCCTTCCTTAGGCAGCACCACTTTTCATTGGGTCAACAATGATAGCGCTACCAACAATAAATCAGAGGTTAAAGCATCGCCTAAAAGCGCAGCTGATGTGGAAATCCTGGCCAGGCAAAGTATTGAAGCCCAGGGTGCTCATATCGGAATAGAAAGCATGGATAGCTCCAATGCAAAGTTGCTGGACATTCATGACAATGGCCGTGGTCCTGTCATAGTGCGTTTTCAGCAGATGCATGAAGGTAAGGAAGTATTTGGCCAGGTTTTAAGTCTGATGTTGGACAGGCAGTATAAGGCGAAAGCAATTTCCGGTTATTTTGCCCCGACCACGAAGTTAAGCAAAGCAGCAGCGGCCGCTTCTGTGGCCACGCAGTCTGCGGTATCAAAAATCAGCGAAGAAAAAGCAGCTCAAATCGCTTATCAGCATATGACGTCTGAACCGCTCAAAGGCAAGTTGACCAGCAAAGGCGCTAAACATCATTACAGTCATCTGAATGCAGACACCACTGCCAATAACTGGAAACTTAAAGACGATGTAAGAGTTAAATCGCTGTATTTCAGAAACACAGAAAAAAGCAGCCTTTTAGCGCCAGCCTACCTAATTGAGTTACATGCCACTGAGGTCAAAACAAAGCAAACTAAAGCTTTTTCTTATGTAATTTCAGCAGAAACAGGCAAGGTACTGGTTGAGAATAATCAAATTAGTCATGCCGATGTCAGCTACAGAGTCTGGGCCGATCCCGACACTAAGCATCCTCTGGATAGCCCTCGTGGCAATGATTTACTTCCGTCTATAGCCAGGCTACCTCAGGACGCCCCAGCCAAACAATCCGCTGATGACCAACTGGTTACATTAAGTCATGGTTCTATCAGTACCAGAGATCCCTGGCTCAAAGCAGATGCAACAGAAACCTGGGGCAACAATGTCATCGCCTATCTTGACATAGCCGCCATCGATGGATTCGATCGCTATCTGGGCGACATGATCCCTGAAATGACCTCACCTGGCGTCTTTGATTACCAGGGGGATGCTTTAGGTATTCCCTCCACTGAAACCGCTCGTAAGTCCTCCACTGTAAACCTGTTTTATCTGATCAACTGGTTGCATGACGATTGGTATGACAATGGTCTGGATGAAGTATCAGGTAATGCCCAAATGGATAACTACGGCCGCGGTGGCCTGGGCGGCGACCCTATTTTTGCCGAAGCTCAGGATTGGAGTGGACGCAACAACGCCAATATGTACACCCCTGGCGATGGAAAAAGCCCGGTGATGCAAATGTATTTATGGGACGGTGTTATTGATGGAGAAGTGACAGTTTTAGCTCCAGCCAATGTCGGTCCTTTTGCTATAGGCGGCGCCAATTATGGCCCTACAGCTTTTGATGTAGAGGCAGATGTGGTTCTGGTCAATGACGGTATAAACAGTCCTTTTGATGGTTGTGAAGGCCCATTCGCCAATGCAGCCGAAATCAGCGGGAAAATAGCTCTTGTACTGCGCGGCAATTGTGATTTCATCCAAAAGACCTACTATGCCGAACAAGCTGGTGCTTTAGCTGTACTGGTTGTTGACAATGCTCAAAGCAATAAACCGCCTCATTTAGGAGGTGACAACCCAGCGGCTAAAATTCCTACAGCGTCGCTCACCAGCGATAATGGTGGACAATTGATGGGGATTTTATTCTCCAACCAACAAGCCACAGTCCGGTTACGCAGAGCCAATACAGATATAGACGGCACTGTTGATTTCAGCATAGTGGCCCATGAATTCTTCCATTATGTCAGCAACCGGCTGATTGGGGATGGTTCAGGACTTAACTACAGCACTCAAGGCAAAGCCATGGGCGAAGGCTGGAGTGACTTTGCTGCCCTGCTGATGGCAGTGCGGGAAGAAGATCGCCTTGTAGCTGGTAATGATAAGTATCAGGGACCTTATGGTATGGGTATGCACATTACCGACAATACCTATCTGGGTTTACGTCGTGCCCCTTTCTCCACTGATATGTCAGTTTACCCTATGACATTTAAGCATATGGTCAATGGCGTGCCGCTGCCTGATACGGCCCCTATTTCTTATGGCCATGATGGTGCTGATAACAGTGAGATCCATGCTTCAGGCGAGATTTGGGCCAATACTCTGTGGGAGTTTTATGCCAGCCTGCTGAATGACCCAAGATACAGCTTTGAGCAAGCCAAAGAGCGTATGCAGGATTACCTGATTGCCAGCTTAAAGATGACTCCCTTCCAGCCAACCTTTCTGGAAGCCCGTGATGCTGTATTAGCTGTGACCTCAGCAACAGATGCAAAAGACTGGGAATTGGCAGCCAAAGCTTTCGCTAAACGGGGTATGGGTGTCGGAGCTGAAACACCGGAACGTTATAGTCTGGTGTTTGATGATATTAAAGAAAGTTTTGAGGCTATAGCCGCCAGCTATAAAGTTGTTGAAACCAAGATTGACTATAACTACGACAACGGAACCCTCGGATTCTGCAGTAAAGATGGCATTATTGACGCTGAAGAAACAGTCAAACTGACCATCAAACTGCGTGCCACAGGGACAGTCAGTCTGGATCAGACCATTACTGCAAAACTGGTGTCGGATGCTAATTTCAGCTTCTCAGACGATGGCACGCTAACTTTCCCCGCTCCTGCCGATTCGGCCTCTGGAGAAACCAGCGCCAGCATACTGGTCACGCTCAATGAGGCAAGTACAGCGGAAAAAGTCGGGTTAGATCTGCAGTTTGATGATTACGTTGATGACAATATCAAGGTGATCAAACCTGAACCCTTACATATTACCGAGTATGTGAACTTTGATCCTGTCAAAGAAAGCGACTCTGACGATATGCAAAATCCAAGTCTGAGCCGGGTGCAATGGCAAACAGAAAGTACCTCAATTAACCCAATGCAAGGCTGGGAAGTCACTCAGCTGGACGATCAGAACCAAGCGTGGCATGGCCCGGACAATAGCAGTTTTGGTGCAATCAGCCTGACGACTCCGGAAATTGAAGTCAGTACCACAGACGCCTTTGTTCTGAGCTTTAGTCACTGGTTTAGCTTTGAAGAAGATCCTGAAAATCCGGGTCTGGGTTTTGATGTTGGCCTGATCCAAATTAGTGTGAATGGCAGCCCATTTTTTAATATTACCGATCTCGGAGTTTATCCCTATAACGGATACTACAACGAGACTTTTGAAGCCGCTTTTGTTGGCCGATTAAATGACACTCAAACTCTGGAACCCGTGCAGATTGACTTTGCAAATAGCTTAGCTGGCAGCAAAGTAAGGCTGCGCTTTGTTTCTGCATCTGACGCTTTCGCCGGTGATTTTGGCTGGCTGATTGACAATGTGGCAGTAACCGGAGCACAAACGGCGCCCTTCATGGCTGCAAGTTCTAACAGCGATGCCTGCGATAACAGACCTCTTTATCTGCAGATGGGACCGGATATGCAGGTTTTGGAACACGATACCAAAGGAGTTCATGCCCTGGTACAGCTTAGTGCTGAAGCATTAGACAGAGATGGCTTAGGAACACTTACCGCCCACTGGGTTCAGGTTGCAGGTCCTAAAGTTGAACTCAGCGATGTTTACAACATGACCCCAAGTTTTAAAACGCCAGTTGTTAGCAGCAACACTTTGCTCAGCTTCCGTCTGAGCGTCAGTCAGGGTGCCAATACCGTAGAAGACACGGTCAATGTCACCATACTGGATGCTCCTGCGGTTATACCTGCAGCTCCGGCTCCTCAACCTACACCAGACTCCAGTGGCGGTGCTATATCCCCCCTGTGGCTGGTCGCCGGACTACTGTTCTGGCTGCGGGGACGCTCACAAATCACAGTTGCCTGTTATCGCAGAAACAACAATAAAAACAAACTGGCCATTTAA
- a CDS encoding S8 family serine peptidase, whose translation MSSLKKTKLYSALLVAGLGFSIPATAITTAPPEALTAQAMPTEQSILVKVDALQKNYKSRQATGQTKLNQQQLVSLLPETFRHSLKKQQLTIQRIFPLSGLVELKSTKAGAVLPERAALLADISYASVNYSRQIQGTVKRPVDEIYTVLWGLDDYGQYNIANEAYGLGDRDINAPEAWGIRTDASNVLVAVFDNGANASTDIVNNLWTNPGEIAFNYEDDDNNGYVDDIYGIAPAYDWQPGEVGNHLDGHGLQVAGIIAAEGNNEYLTTGAAWKAQLMILKVSDESGNIKDAYIIEGIEYLLAAKQQYGLDRVVINLSFGQYTYSEALNDALQMAADEGVLIVAAAGNANQNNDYKAFYPASADIDNIVSVGAAAVSYKGKVTLSNQGCSTVDVMAPGENIWTLSVGGKANSGELAALGGSSASAALVSGIAALTWAEHPDWDWREVKNALLNAAQPLDDLAGLSLSSGLIKADKALQHSTTAPVVWQLSDNGFRPGETITISGDKFGTSGQVTLIQGEQTSQLKVLDWQEKQISVELPKETAYGQASLVVSTAALHSANVCLPVADNAEHKGSLVTARSFPAAALIDNDIWVFGGNTAVSTTSSVEKYNLTTHVAESKSEWAMPIAIEAPAYGVINGKVYLAGGFAYNVATYNTVQIFDPKTGQWTTGATMPEPVAYAASVVYQNKLYVFGGLNSKYSYDPTQHDDISDKVYAYDPAANSWSQVATLEVPLKGSAATVSPDGKGIILAGGQTIGEQGAVKTVQQLDVTTGQWQDLPDMLEARSNFSLLTHNDAIYALFGTNGTTFFDGGFRDSSATAETLIGTGWTVATHTDQALYGTAAVKQGEQAFILGGGTSQPNAEGQDKFYFTSGMSDTVRGFRLMQRPEVQIEQPPVPLPPVTPPAADTHSGGSVGAFFLLMLSTALLRLRQVKKAAWLKAIFALSVLPVFSAHAAPEQGTESDHKVTQRVLLKLKDQQLVQADSNQLSAEVKSLLAGVDARVLHIFPRSGVISIATSQDTASVVQELRQSTLVDYAEQDFLRELRATTPNDPDFALQWGLSNIGQRMGTPDSGYYYGIPDRDINALEAWDIRTSAANVVVAVIDSPVETQHPDLVDNMWVNSGEIAGNGIDDDNNGYIDDIHGIELSGTEYVDIFPHGTAVAGVIGAKGDNGQGVTGVAWDVQLMSLAVMDSYLVSDAYAVEAIEYVIAMKEKMQLPRVIINASWGGVSYSQAIYDALAAAQEAGILIIASTSNGDDDADIQPSYPANFDLDHIVAVGAADSTKTGPFFSSYIGCSNVDLMAPGFEIQTTTPVFYGHYQSYSGTSIAAGLVSGVAALVWEQYPDATALDVKAALMNAAMPYADLARSSVTGGMLRADLALTPGMISKAAVWAISPKAAGPGAIISIKGHNFGKNGGQVYLKQTDTKLPLELVSWSESEIKVRLDQATPYGASQIEVVPALSFASQNACFTVAKVPEAIAKMATPRTEAAYAQVGDALWVIGGWSNNSPVTSVERFDLNSKTSSSSTAWAIPVALSGAKAVAVADKIYLLGGFDAQSNSSDRIYLFDTQTTSWSLLDTRLPQTAGYPSVVLAGKKIYVFGGVTGKYPAYYAADVSNQVHVYDTETNQWSQGQDMPTNLAGATADLDPATGLISLYGGYAMPWDNSGMPAVNSVLQFDPATENWSEAEPMLTARGGAAVVRHEGKVHVLFGRTGGGHKADQGFADAETFDGSSWQKTMLATVRLTDPAVAIKDDKVFVLGGLTDHRAIKEGSDLQVWQIDLSDAEAPAPEEPAPTPAPGSGTPSKPVPASHGQSSGAIQFGILIVFALLALGRRRKQ comes from the coding sequence ATGAGTTCTCTCAAAAAAACCAAACTATATTCAGCACTGTTAGTGGCTGGGCTTGGGTTTTCTATTCCAGCTACGGCCATTACCACTGCACCGCCAGAAGCACTTACAGCTCAGGCTATGCCAACAGAACAAAGCATCCTGGTCAAAGTGGATGCTTTGCAAAAAAACTACAAGTCCAGACAGGCAACCGGGCAAACAAAACTGAACCAGCAGCAATTAGTCAGCTTGTTACCTGAAACATTTCGTCACAGCCTGAAAAAACAGCAACTCACTATCCAGCGTATTTTCCCGCTGTCAGGTTTAGTTGAACTGAAAAGCACAAAAGCCGGAGCCGTGTTGCCGGAACGTGCAGCTCTGTTAGCAGACATTAGCTATGCCTCCGTCAATTACAGTCGCCAAATACAAGGTACAGTCAAAAGACCTGTGGATGAGATTTATACCGTACTTTGGGGACTGGACGACTATGGCCAATACAATATAGCTAATGAAGCTTATGGCTTAGGGGACAGGGATATTAACGCACCCGAAGCCTGGGGGATCAGAACAGATGCCAGCAACGTACTGGTGGCTGTTTTTGATAATGGAGCCAATGCATCCACAGATATAGTCAACAATCTGTGGACTAATCCTGGCGAAATCGCATTCAACTATGAAGACGACGATAACAATGGCTATGTTGATGATATTTATGGCATTGCGCCAGCCTATGACTGGCAGCCAGGTGAGGTAGGAAACCACTTAGATGGCCATGGCCTGCAGGTGGCAGGTATTATTGCTGCAGAGGGTAACAATGAGTATTTGACTACAGGAGCGGCCTGGAAGGCGCAGCTGATGATACTTAAAGTCAGCGATGAATCAGGCAACATTAAAGATGCCTACATTATCGAAGGCATCGAATATTTACTGGCAGCAAAGCAGCAATATGGCCTGGACAGAGTAGTCATCAATCTGAGTTTTGGTCAGTACACTTATAGTGAAGCTCTGAATGACGCACTGCAAATGGCAGCAGATGAAGGAGTTCTGATCGTTGCTGCCGCTGGTAATGCTAACCAGAATAACGACTACAAAGCCTTTTACCCTGCCAGCGCAGATATAGACAATATCGTCAGTGTCGGCGCTGCGGCAGTCAGCTATAAAGGCAAAGTCACGCTGTCTAACCAGGGCTGCAGTACAGTGGATGTGATGGCTCCCGGCGAAAACATCTGGACATTAAGCGTCGGCGGTAAAGCGAACTCTGGTGAATTGGCAGCTTTGGGTGGCAGCTCAGCGTCAGCAGCCTTAGTTTCTGGTATTGCCGCCTTAACCTGGGCCGAGCATCCGGATTGGGACTGGCGGGAAGTAAAAAATGCACTGTTAAACGCAGCCCAACCTTTGGATGATTTAGCCGGCTTGTCTTTGTCTTCGGGTTTGATCAAGGCTGATAAAGCGCTGCAGCATTCAACAACTGCACCTGTGGTCTGGCAACTCTCGGATAACGGTTTCAGACCAGGCGAAACCATCACCATCTCAGGTGACAAATTTGGCACTTCGGGTCAGGTTACTCTGATCCAGGGCGAACAAACCAGTCAGTTGAAAGTATTGGACTGGCAGGAAAAACAGATCTCCGTAGAACTTCCGAAGGAGACTGCCTATGGCCAGGCGAGTTTAGTGGTCAGCACTGCAGCATTACATTCAGCGAATGTCTGCCTGCCTGTTGCTGATAACGCTGAACACAAAGGCTCCTTAGTGACAGCACGATCTTTCCCGGCTGCAGCTCTGATAGATAACGATATCTGGGTTTTTGGTGGTAATACGGCAGTAAGCACCACCTCATCCGTAGAGAAATATAATCTGACCACCCATGTGGCTGAAAGCAAAAGTGAATGGGCTATGCCAATAGCAATCGAAGCGCCGGCTTATGGTGTGATCAATGGTAAAGTCTATCTGGCTGGAGGTTTTGCTTATAACGTCGCCACCTACAACACAGTACAGATATTCGATCCCAAAACTGGCCAATGGACCACTGGCGCCACCATGCCTGAGCCCGTTGCTTATGCGGCCTCAGTCGTCTACCAAAACAAACTTTATGTTTTTGGTGGCCTGAATAGCAAATATAGCTACGACCCCACCCAACATGATGATATTTCAGACAAAGTCTATGCCTACGATCCCGCAGCCAACAGCTGGAGCCAAGTAGCCACTTTAGAGGTGCCACTTAAAGGTTCTGCTGCAACGGTCAGCCCTGATGGCAAAGGGATTATCCTTGCCGGAGGTCAAACCATAGGTGAACAAGGCGCAGTCAAAACTGTGCAGCAACTGGATGTGACTACGGGTCAATGGCAGGATTTACCGGACATGCTGGAAGCCCGCAGTAATTTCAGTCTGCTGACTCATAATGATGCCATTTATGCCTTATTTGGTACTAACGGTACCACCTTTTTTGACGGAGGATTCAGAGACTCATCAGCCACAGCTGAAACTCTAATCGGCACTGGCTGGACAGTGGCGACACATACGGATCAAGCACTTTATGGCACTGCAGCTGTTAAACAGGGTGAACAGGCGTTCATTCTCGGAGGCGGCACGTCGCAACCTAATGCAGAAGGACAGGATAAATTTTATTTTACTTCTGGCATGTCTGACACAGTAAGAGGTTTTAGGTTAATGCAAAGACCTGAAGTACAAATTGAACAACCACCAGTTCCGCTTCCACCTGTCACTCCACCGGCGGCTGACACTCACAGCGGTGGTTCTGTTGGTGCATTTTTCCTGTTGATGTTAAGCACTGCACTGTTGCGACTGCGTCAGGTGAAAAAAGCAGCCTGGCTCAAAGCCATCTTCGCTTTAAGTGTGTTGCCTGTTTTTTCTGCTCATGCTGCACCAGAACAAGGCACAGAGTCTGATCATAAAGTGACACAACGTGTGTTGCTGAAACTCAAAGATCAACAGTTAGTTCAGGCAGATAGCAATCAACTTAGTGCTGAAGTAAAAAGCCTGTTAGCCGGAGTCGATGCCAGAGTGCTGCATATATTTCCGCGCTCTGGTGTGATTAGCATCGCAACCAGCCAGGATACAGCCTCAGTGGTACAGGAGCTGCGGCAAAGTACTTTAGTTGATTATGCCGAACAGGACTTTTTGCGGGAATTGCGTGCCACTACCCCTAATGATCCTGATTTTGCATTGCAGTGGGGTTTATCAAATATCGGCCAAAGAATGGGCACTCCGGATAGTGGCTATTACTATGGCATCCCGGATCGCGATATTAACGCACTTGAAGCATGGGATATTCGTACCAGTGCAGCCAATGTGGTAGTAGCGGTAATTGACAGCCCTGTTGAAACCCAACACCCTGACTTAGTGGACAATATGTGGGTGAATTCAGGCGAGATTGCCGGCAACGGCATTGACGATGATAACAATGGTTATATCGACGATATCCATGGTATTGAACTCAGCGGCACTGAATACGTAGATATTTTCCCACATGGCACAGCTGTGGCCGGTGTGATAGGTGCAAAAGGCGATAATGGCCAGGGTGTGACAGGTGTAGCATGGGATGTTCAGCTAATGTCTTTGGCAGTGATGGACTCTTATCTGGTCAGCGATGCTTATGCAGTGGAAGCCATTGAATATGTCATTGCCATGAAAGAAAAAATGCAGTTACCACGAGTGATCATTAATGCCAGTTGGGGTGGAGTCAGTTACAGTCAGGCTATTTATGATGCCTTAGCAGCGGCGCAAGAGGCCGGCATTTTAATTATTGCCTCCACCAGCAATGGCGATGACGATGCGGATATACAGCCAAGCTACCCGGCTAACTTTGATTTAGACCATATAGTGGCTGTAGGAGCTGCAGACTCAACAAAAACAGGGCCTTTTTTCAGCAGCTATATAGGCTGCAGCAATGTAGACTTAATGGCGCCAGGTTTTGAGATACAAACCACCACTCCTGTTTTTTATGGTCACTACCAAAGCTACAGTGGTACCTCTATTGCTGCGGGCCTGGTGTCAGGCGTCGCCGCTTTAGTTTGGGAACAGTATCCAGATGCGACAGCTCTGGATGTAAAAGCAGCACTGATGAATGCGGCAATGCCCTATGCAGACTTAGCCCGCAGCAGCGTAACTGGCGGCATGCTAAGAGCTGATCTGGCGCTAACACCTGGCATGATCAGCAAAGCTGCGGTTTGGGCCATATCCCCCAAAGCTGCAGGCCCTGGTGCCATCATCAGCATTAAAGGCCACAACTTTGGTAAAAACGGCGGTCAGGTGTATCTGAAACAAACGGATACCAAGCTGCCTTTGGAACTGGTGTCCTGGTCTGAATCCGAAATTAAAGTCAGATTGGATCAGGCAACACCATATGGAGCATCCCAGATTGAAGTGGTACCAGCCCTGAGCTTTGCCAGTCAGAACGCCTGTTTTACTGTGGCAAAAGTCCCTGAAGCTATAGCAAAAATGGCAACACCACGCACTGAAGCTGCTTATGCCCAGGTAGGGGATGCATTGTGGGTCATTGGCGGCTGGAGCAATAACAGCCCTGTCACTTCTGTTGAACGTTTTGATCTGAATAGCAAAACAAGCAGCAGCAGTACAGCATGGGCGATTCCTGTGGCTCTCAGCGGTGCCAAGGCTGTGGCCGTGGCTGACAAAATCTATCTGCTGGGTGGTTTTGATGCTCAAAGCAATTCAAGTGATCGCATTTACCTGTTTGATACTCAAACCACCAGTTGGAGTCTGCTGGACACCCGCTTGCCACAAACAGCAGGTTATCCCTCTGTAGTGTTAGCAGGCAAGAAGATCTATGTGTTTGGTGGTGTGACAGGTAAATACCCGGCTTACTACGCTGCAGATGTCAGTAACCAGGTGCATGTTTATGACACAGAGACCAACCAATGGTCGCAAGGCCAGGATATGCCAACAAACCTGGCTGGCGCTACTGCCGATCTGGATCCTGCTACAGGACTTATTAGTTTATATGGTGGTTATGCCATGCCTTGGGATAACAGCGGCATGCCAGCAGTAAACTCTGTACTGCAATTTGATCCTGCGACAGAAAACTGGAGCGAAGCTGAGCCTATGCTAACAGCACGAGGTGGCGCAGCCGTGGTGCGACACGAAGGCAAAGTACATGTACTCTTTGGCCGCACAGGCGGAGGTCACAAAGCAGATCAGGGATTTGCTGACGCAGAAACATTTGATGGCAGTAGCTGGCAAAAAACAATGTTAGCCACAGTGCGCCTGACGGATCCTGCCGTTGCTATTAAAGATGATAAAGTCTTTGTATTAGGGGGCTTAACTGACCATAGGGCAATAAAAGAAGGCTCAGATTTACAAGTCTGGCAAATTGATTTATCGGATGCCGAAGCTCCAGCCCCGGAAGAACCTGCACCAACACCTGCACCGGGCAGTGGGACGCCATCAAAACCTGTACCGGCTTCTCATGGCCAAAGCAGCGGCGCTATACAGTTTGGTATCTTGATTGTATTTGCTTTGCTTGCCTTAGGTCGCAGACGTAAGCAATAG